Proteins found in one Aspergillus puulaauensis MK2 DNA, chromosome 8, nearly complete sequence genomic segment:
- a CDS encoding LIM domain-containing protein (COG:T,Z;~EggNog:ENOG410PM47;~InterPro:IPR001781,IPR034962;~PFAM:PF00412;~go_process: GO:0035023 - regulation of Rho protein signal transduction [Evidence IEA]), with translation MAGGGMMIKCSDCGSNVDILAMGDHVCGTSRTPSPPPPAPPPKSEFRRPTLGAEDAWSIKNGRAGPPSHIDPFRANQPFLQPNGGQDGNNSLFPSPLSPSPLSPSPGSRSPLRTSPLPQPPSTASSNGESFPSFPLPRSMSGRRVNGMAFKDAISAPLATSPAYADAMNRDVDQPPHSAHLPFEDQPPPPPLPKDNAYFHQHNASIESKSSYRTSLASTRYGDRNSKRSTAISSRSFGSVALAGYRYEEDIPPIPQSPPNLFHQSVFSDSSMSDTSFRRDGKHDVHSGFDFGPGYLDKPAASPLRASSNADSERLSGSRGSGGLFYHSPSESTYGPPVDLANEAERSVSPTGSNKTDYKVFKPSASDYLQPTLPEQNEQHEIPRKKSDASSESAISVSNFARALGLDISDEAVEDSTASSDSSPSETRSGTSLSSVQSDVSSSRRKPSDLPALGPVVEEPSKESPAKSEDFLDEAHHTQSPMTLEPPRIPEFFSSPDSPTDPSLGKGGLSLIPEVPNDSEDMEEPKPLARSETQSSTRPQQGGKPRGPCRGCGEVILGKSISSADGRLTGRYHRGCFVCFQCGSAFTTNDFYVLRDRPYCAQHYHENNGSLCAGCRSGIEGEYLETNERTGPGPADRQKFHLDCLRCRTCNIDLHGEYFEWNGFVYCERDARRAAASVSPNRFRRPTMPSSPLAPPGMMPPPGRGRPPPPGYPGRGRGRPRPPPGSFDGYGAPGPGRGPYPRPPPSPGPNPSHLGPPAGARRFPERRTTKLMMI, from the exons ATGGCAGGAGGTGGTATGATGATAAAGTGCTCCGACTGTGGGAGCAATGTAGATATCCTTGCGATGGGAGACCATGTCTGCG GTACATCGCGaacaccatctcctcccccgCCTGCACCTCCTCCCAAGTCGGAATTTCGGAGACCAACATTGGGAGCAGAGGATGCCTGGTCCATCAAAAACGGGCGAGCAGGACCGCCGTCACATATCGATCCTTTTAGAGCTA ACCAGCCGTTTCTCCAACCTAATGGTGGGCAAGACGGCAATAATTCTCTTTTCCCATCTCCTCTTTCACCCTCTCCTCTTTCACCATCTCCGGGGTCGCGGTCACCGCTGCGCACTTCGCCCCTCCCTCAACCCCCTAGTACAGCAAGCAGCAACGGCGAGAGTTTCCCTAGCTTCCCTCTGCCTCGATCGATGTCCGGGCGGCGGGTTAACGGGATGGCATTCAAGGATGCCATTTCGGCACCATTAGCCACTTCTCCTGCATATGCAGATGCAATGAACAGGGATGTTGATCAACCTCCTCACAGTGCGCATTTGCCATTCGAGgaccaaccaccaccaccaccactaccgAAGGATAACGCATACTTCCATCAACACAATGCTTCAATAGAGAGTAAAAGCAGCTATAGAACCTCTCTGGCGAGCACCAGGTACGGCGATCGAAATTCAAAAAGATCAACAGCAATCTCAAGCCGGTCGTTTGGAAGTGTGGCGTTGGCTGGGTACAGATATGAGGAAGACATCCCCCCTAttccgcaatctcctccaaacCTGTTCCACCAGTCAGTTTTCTCGGATTCGTCAATGTCAGACACGTCCTTTAGGCGGGATGGCAAACACGACGTTCACAGTGGTTTCGATTTCGGACCAGGGTATCTCGACAAACCAGCAGCGAGCCCTCTACGTGCATCATCAAATGCGGACTCGGAACGTTTAAGTGGTTCTCGTGGATCCGGCGGGCTATTCTATCACAGCCCTTCGGAGAGCACCTATGGGCCTCCAGTGGATTTGGCTAACGAAGCGGAACGATCAGTATCGCCAACCGGATCTAACAAGACCGACTACAAGGTTTTCAAGCCCTCGGCGTCGGACTATTTACAGCCAACTCTGCCAGAACAGAATGAACAACACGAAATTCCTAGGAAAAAGTCGGATGCTAGTAGCGAAAGTGCCATTTCAGTGTCCAATTTCGCTCGTGCCCTTGGTCTCGACATTTCCGacgaggccgtggaggatTCGACAGCGTCTTCTGACTCTTCACCTTCAGAAACTAGAAGCGGCACCTCGCTATCTAGCGTTCAATCGGACGTGAGCTCGTCCAGGCGAAAGCCCTCCGATCTGCCTGCTCTCGGCCCAGTCGTTGAGGAACCTTCGAAAGAATCTCCGGCGAAATCAGAAGATTTCCTGGATGAAGCCCACCACACGCAAAGTCCCATGACTCTCGAACCCCCCCGCATCCCCGAATTTTTCTCCAGCCCTGACTCCCCAACAGACCCAAGCCTTGGAAAGGGTGGGCTGTCTCTTATTCCCGAAGTGCCTAATGACTCGGAAGACATGGAAGAGCCCAAACCACTAGCACGATCCGAAACGCAATCTTCGACCCGTCCACAACAAGGAGGAAAGCCACGAGGACCCTGTCGAGGCTGCGGCGAGGTAATTCTAGGCAAGTCCATCTCATCGGCCGACGGCCGTCTGACAGGCCGCTACCACCGCGGATGCTTCGTCTGCTTCCAGTGCGGCTCAGCGTTCACAACAAACGACTTCTACGTCCTCCGCGATCGCCCCTACTGCGCACAGCACTACCACGAAAACAACGGCTCCCTCTGCGCCGGTTGCCGCTCTGGTATCGAAGGCGAATACCTCGAAACAAACGAACGCACCGGCCCCGGCCCCGCCGACCGCCAGAAATTCCACCTCGACTGCCTGCGCTGCCGCACCTGCAACATCGATCTCCACGGCGAATACTTCGAATGGAACGGCTTCGTCTACTGCGAGCGTGACGCCCgccgcgccgccgcctcagTCTCCCCAAATCGCTTCCGCCGTCCAACCATGCCCTCCTCccctctcgctcctccagGCATGAtgcctcctccaggccgcGGACGaccacctcctccaggcTACCCCGGCCGTGGTCGTGGCCGTCCCCGCCCACCACCAGGCTCATTCGACGGCTACGGAGCACCCGGGCCAGGACGAGGACCATACCCACGCCCTCCACCTTCTCCAGGtcccaaccccagccacCTCGGCCCACCAGCAGGCGCACGCCGCTTCCCTGAGCGCCGAACAACCAAattgatgatgatatga
- a CDS encoding uncharacterized protein (COG:G;~EggNog:ENOG410PMGT;~InterPro:IPR017850,IPR017946,IPR000917,IPR024607;~PFAM:PF00884;~SECRETED:SignalP(1-16);~go_function: GO:0003824 - catalytic activity [Evidence IEA];~go_function: GO:0008081 - phosphoric diester hydrolase activity [Evidence IEA];~go_function: GO:0008484 - sulfuric ester hydrolase activity [Evidence IEA];~go_process: GO:0006629 - lipid metabolic process [Evidence IEA]) — MLLTLPLVLLWGLAAARPNILFILTDDQGKYMGGMDHMPRLQELIVKKGTSYESHFCSTAVCCPSRANIWTGKMPHNTNITDVGMPYGGYQRVVEAGWNDNYLPIWMQEAGYASYYVGKLWNAHTPDNYNKPYAKGFNGSEFLLDPFTYRYWFPKLTRNGNPPVDYSGNYSTDLLTQKALGFLDDALETPDQPWMLTVAPNAPHSNGSNTADGVHWFGDPEYPDRYADLFKDYKIPRDKSFNTAIEGAVSWVKDLKPLGPKQVDYIDEYQRRRLRALQPVDEMIDKLISRLDKAGVLENTYVVFSTDNGYHVGQHAMQPGKNCGYDTDTNVPLVIRGPGIEEGATVDVVTSHTDLAPTFLSIAGASGRKGLDGKSVLNLDTAAKNKTEHAAIEYWGWAVPEGIYGYISNQTDQADNAYNGNTYKGLRLVSDDYSFYYAVYCNNEREFYDLKADPRQTINLAAQPAKHQDYKIANRPLQQVFQRANALMMVLKSCTEDSCRDPWAQLHPAGAVQNIVDALDKSFDKFYANQPRVSFTECSLGYHIWAEGPQKFNVYGEKPNRVGARDSDDKGLSSHTVSFSDITLFASITVAVMSKKRKWAGKPFTYASDFVYRFTGRDVFPPPFNHEQRPYPSTLIGNNGPASDDMLPDQTTGAIDASSNENDTSISDRETEGWTLPSMPRRSDSAIDLGDFMHPTPFGDGGAGAGAGVQAGSASVTPTFPHGVHLPPGGGNPATVGVPSSNVDTGDTGQSAQTRQDEPGGSSGGTPPDGKCVRFSSTNAYIDSSFTASQGPSGPVRKSQTPIPEPSAGSPLDELPLNEQGPGHTGFGDSQESGPHPHTANPVDESSTSGNNTVLSSGIGAGPGARSEEPPGNPCDDDAAETPSGTGGSDQGGQGPPPGEGASGQPGNSRREGEGGPSGDGRHDGERRQGDKPQHPTAGEGSSRQSPTTKYPIFHPQVISDQAHPSLFLKGTPRAHATLAYTSAGVTARIRISKDNVPFVFPDETLSRFNDSRKPEELDWSELSGIHLRPGRDQDAGIMNLNGLLESLCFEGCLHRKVYLEIKSRRPAARVAEAISSVVHKTSQPEMWRARIVIFIPDEIDRVVFGMYFAGYRLVLNCKGDLKLAERVYSPHHLLQFKFNSEVLAAKGWSAFMDNARREGRDVYVEADSTDDMKLCIRAGVTGIVTDHTRVLDGLCWESINANPDWMNPKRRRRFWPNSKLRG; from the exons ATGTTGCTCACCCTGCCTCTGGTGCTCCTTTGGGGCCTCGCGGCCGCAAGGCCcaatatcctcttcatcctcactgaTGACCAAGGAAAATACATGGGAGGAATGGATCATATGCCTCGTCTGCAG GAACTCATCGTCAAAAAAGGCACATCATATGAAAGCCATTTCTGCTCCACGGCCGTCTGCTGCCCATCTCGGGCTAACATCTGGACGGGCAAGATGCCgcacaacaccaacatcaccGACGTGGGCATGCCATACGGAGGCTACCAACGAGTAGTCGAAGCAGGGTGGAACGACAACTACCTGCCTATCTGGATGCAGGAGGCCGGCTACGCATCGTACTATGTCGGCAAACTCTGGAACGCCCACACCCCGGACAACTACAACAAGCCCTATGCGAAGGGGTTCAATGGGTCCGAGTTCTTGCTCGACCCATTTACCTACCGCTACTGGTTCCCCAAGCTCACCCGGAATGGAAACCCGCCGGTCGACTATAGTGGGAACTACTCGACTGACCTGCTTACGCAGAAGGCGCTTGGGTTCCTCGATGATGCCTTGGAGACGCCTGACCAGCCCTGGATGTTGACGGTTGCGCCGAATGCGCCGCATTCGAACGGCTCGAATACGGCTGATGGTGTGCATTGGTTTGGGGACCCTGAGTACCCGGACCGTTACGCGGATTTGTTCAAGGACTACAAGATCCCCAGAGACAAGAGCTTCAACACTGCCATTGAAGGCGCGGTTAGCTGGGTCAAGGATCTGAAACCGCTGGGTCCGAAGCAGGTTGACTACATTGACGAATACCAACGCCGCCGACTGCGTGCTCTGCAGCCAGTGGATGAGATgatcgacaagctcatctCTAGACTGGATAAGGCTGGGGTTCTTGAGAATACGTATGTCGTCTTTTCCACCGACAATGGGTACCATGTGGGACAGCATGCTATGCAGCCGGGGAAGAACTGCGGATATG ACACGGATACAAACGTCCCCTTGGTCATTCGAGGACCCGGCATCGAAGAGGGTGCTACCGTAGACGTTGTCACAAGTCATACCGACCTTGCCCCGACGTTCCTTTCTATTGCTGGGGCCTCAGGACGAAAGGGCCTGGATGGAAAGTCCGTCCTTAACCTGGACACAGCAGCAAAAAACAAGACAGAGCACGCTGCGATTGAATACTGGGGCTGG GCCGTCCCAGAGGGTATCTACGGATACATCAGCAACCAGACCGACCAGGCTGATAACGCGTACAACGGCAACACCTACAAGGGCTTGCGTTTAGTCTCGGACGACTACAGCTTCTACTATGCAGTATACTGTAATAACGAAAGAGAGTTCTACGACCTCAAG GCCGACCCCCGCCAAACAATCAACCTGGCCGCACAGCCGGCCAAACACCAGGACTACAAAATCGCCAACAGGCCACTGCAGCAGGTCTTCCAACGCGCAAACGCCCTCATGATGGTCCTGAAATCATGCACGGAGGACTCCTGCCGAGACCCCTGGGCCCAGCTGCACCCCGCAGGCGCTGTGCAAAACATCGTCGACGCCCTGGACAAGTCGTTCGACAAGTTCTACGCAAACCAGCCCCGGGTTTCCTTCACGGAGTGCTCGCTGGGATATCATATCTGGGCCGAGGGGCCGCAGAAGTTCAACGTCTATGGGGAGAAACCAAACCGTGTTGGTGCGCGGGATAGTGATGATAAGGGCTTGTCGAGTCATACTGTGAGCTTTTCGGATAT CACGCTTTTCGCGAGTATCACAGTGGCCGT TATgagcaagaagaggaaatggGCTGGAAAACCCTTCACTTACGCCAGCGATTTCGTATACCGGTTTACTGGAAGGGATGTCTTCCCCCCTCCTTTTAACCACGAGCAAAGACCATATCCAAGCACGCTCATAGGAAACAACGGGCCGGCTTCAGACGATATGCTGCCTGATCAAACCACTGGTGCTATAGACGCGTCTTCGAACGAAAATGACACATCAATATCCGACCGAGAAACCGAGGGCTGGACGCTACCTTCTATGCCGCGCCGAAGCGATAGCGCCATTGATCTCGGCGATTTCATGCATCCCACGCCGtttggagatggtggtgccggtgccggtgccggtGTCCAGGCTGGTAGCGCATCAGTCACTCCAACGTTCCCACACGGTGTTCATTTGCCACCTGGGGGTGGGAATCCTGCAACAGTCGGGGTGCCGTCGAGTAATGTTGATACTGGAGACACCGGGCAGTCGGCACAGACTAGACAAGATGAGCCTGGTGGAAGCTCAGGTGGTACTCCTCCAGACGGAAAATGTGTCCGTTTCTCGTCGACCAATGCCTATATTGATTCTAGTTTCACAGCCTCGCAGGGCCCGAGCGGACCTGTGCGAAAAAGTCAGACTCCTATTCCTGAGCCATCAGCTGGATCACCTCTGGACGAGCTCCCTCTAAACGAGCAGGGCCCTGGACATACGGGATTCGGCGATTCCCAAGAATCAGGTCCGCATCCGCATACGGCCAACCCTGTAGACGAGTCTTCCACTTCTGGCAACAATACCGTGTTATCTTCGGGGATCGGTGCTGGCCCAGGCGCTCGGTCAGAAGAACCTCCAGGGAACCCTTGTGACGATGACGCGGCGGAAACCCCATCTGGGACCGGAGGTTCGGACCAGGGGGGTCAGGGACCTCCGCCAGGCGAGGGAGCATCGGGACAACCTGGCAATTCTCGAcgagagggcgagggtggGCCAAGTGGCGATGGACGACATGATGGAGAAAGACGACAAGGCGATAAACCACAGCATCCGACTGCAGGTGAAGGCAGCTCGCGGCAGTCCCCTACCACGAAATACCCAATTTTTCATCCTCAGGTGATATCCGACCAAGCGCACCCATCGCTATTCCTCAAAGGAACACCCAGAGCTCATGCAACGCTTGCTTACACCTCTGCTGGCGTGACGGCACGAATTCGGATATCCAAGGACAACGTTCCTTTCGTTTTCCCT GATGAGACGCTGTCGCGCTTCAACGATTCACGAAAACCAGAAGAGCTGGATTGGTCGGAGCTGTCGGGGATCCATCTAAGGCCAGGAAGGGATCAGGATGCGGGTATTATGAATCTAAACGGCCTGCTGGAGTCGTTATGCTTTGAGGGGTGCCTGCATAGAAAGGTGTATCTGGAAATTAAG TCACGGCGTCCGGCCGCAAGAGTTGCCGAAGCTATCTCGAGCGTGGTGCACAAAACTTCGCAGCCTGAAATGTGGAGAGCCCGTATAGTTATTTTCATACCGGACGAAATCGATCGCGTTGTCTTCGGGATGTATTTTGCCGGGTACAGGCTTGTGCTAAACTGCAAGGGAGATCTGAAACTGGCGGAAAGGGTTTATAGCCCTCACCATCTCCTGCAGTTCAAATTCAACTCTGAGGTCCTCGCTGCCAAAGGCTGGTCGGCGTTCATGGACAAcgcaagaagagaaggtAGAGACGTGTACGTTGAGGCTGACAGCACGGACGATATGAAATTGTGCATCCGAGCTGGGGTTACAGGGATAGTGACTGACCACACTCGAGTGCTTGACGGGCTATGCTGGGAATCCATAAACGCCAACCCAGACTGGATGAATCCGAAGCGAAGGCGAAGGTTCTGGCCAAACTCTAAACTTCGAGGCTAA
- a CDS encoding glycoside hydrolase family 27 protein (COG:G;~EggNog:ENOG410PG7S;~InterPro:IPR002241,IPR041233,IPR017853,IPR013780, IPR013785;~PFAM:PF17801;~SECRETED:SignalP(1-16);~go_function: GO:0003824 - catalytic activity [Evidence IEA];~go_function: GO:0004553 - hydrolase activity, hydrolyzing O-glycosyl compounds [Evidence IEA];~go_process: GO:0005975 - carbohydrate metabolic process [Evidence IEA]), producing MFKYIALIGLVHQVNALVRPDGVGRLPALGWSSWNAFECDIDATKILTAARQTVKLGLKDSGYEYINIDDCWSVKTHREPITNRMIPDPARFPDGIASLASQIHDLGLKVGIYSSAGETTCAGYPASLGFEDIDAETFAEWGIDYLKYDDCGVPPEWKDEYTSCVPDTANKPGPFPNGTCPDIPNPAPAEYNWGASKSARRYRRMLDALNKHTKNQNQNQNRTRTILYSLCNWGQAGVNTWGTETGNSWRISGDISPGRGETGPDRVRIADWTRIAEIANEGSFLGRRYAGFWGWPDADMLEVGNEEGNLTAAENRAHFALWTAMKSPLIIGTKLDTIQAEHLTILKNKYLLAFHQDPLIGRPAYPYKWGYNDDYTFDTAHPAEYWSGPSSTLHGALVLMLNSEDGVRTRRAVWSEVPELWGSGDAYEVVDAWTGGELGCVRGGLSVELESHDVAVLVVGDVC from the exons ATGTTCAAGTATATAGCCCTAATAGGGTTGGTTCACCAAGTCAATGCACTCGTGCGGCCAGACGGTGTA GGGCGTCTCCCAGCACTCGGCTGGAGTTCATGGAACGCATTCGAATGCGACATCGACGCAACCAAGATCCTAACGGCCGCAAGACAAACCGTGAAACTCGGCCTGAAGGACTCGGGCTATGAATATATAAACA TCGACGACTGCTGGTCTGTCAAAACCCACCGCGAACCCATCACAAACCGCATGATCCCGGACCCAGCCAGATTCCCCGACGGAATCGCCAGTCTAGCCTCCCAGATCCACGATCTCGGGCTTAAAGTAGGCATTTATAGCAGTGCCGGGGAGACTACATGTGCCGGATACCCAGCTAGTCTAGGGTTCGAGGATATCGATGCCGAGACGTTCGCTGAGTGGGGGATTGACT ACCTCAAATACGACGACTGCGGCGTCCCACCCGAATGGAAAGACGAATACACCTCCTGCGTCCCAGACACAGCAAACAAACCAGGCCCCTTCCCCAACGGCACCTGTCCCGATATACCaaacccagcaccagcagaatACAACTGGGGGGCCTCGAAAAGCGCCCGGCGCTACCGACGCATGCTCGATGCCCTCAACAAACACACCAaaaaccaaaaccaaaaccaaaaccGTACCCGTACAATCCTCTACTCCCTCTGCAACTGGGGCCAAGCAGGGGTAAACACCTGGGGAACCGAGACAGGCAACTCATGGCGAATCTCCGGCGACATCTCGCCTGGACGCGGGGAGACAGGGCCCGATAGAGTCCGGATAGCGGACTGGACCCGTATCGCGGAGATTGCGAATGAGGGCAGTTTTCTGGGCAGACGGTATGCGGGCTTTTGGGGGTGGCCGGATGCGGATATGTTGGAGGTTGGCAACGAGGAAGGGAACTtgacggcggcggagaataGGGCGCATTTTGCGCTTTGGACTGCCATGAAGAGTCCGTTGATTATTGGGACGAAG CTGGACACAATCCAAGCAGAACACCTCACGATCCTCAAAAACAAATACCTGCTCGCCTTCCACCAAGACCCGCTTATCGGCCGTCCCGCATACCCCTACAAATGGGGCTATAACGATGATTACACATTCGACACTGCTCACCCCGCAGAATACTGGTCTGGGCCGTCGTCCACGCTCCATGGGGCACTGGTGCTTATGCTGAATTCAGAAGATGGGGTCCGTACCCGGAGGGCTGTTTGGAGTGAGGTTCCGGAGCTTTGGGGTAGTGGGGATGCGTATGAGGTTGTGGATGCTTGGACGGGGGGGGAGTTGGGGTGTGTGCGTGGGGGATTGAGTGTTGAGTTGGAGAGCCATGATGTGgctgttttggttgttggggaTGTTTGTTAG
- a CDS encoding uncharacterized protein (COG:G,M;~EggNog:ENOG410PKEI;~InterPro:IPR036291,IPR008030) produces MKLLTVVAATSQQGQSIIQAVLSDPQLRTEYTIRGTTRSPDSVLAQNLIQKYNSKNGGCLELVTADVTDPSSLKHAFTGAAVVFATSITVYDGHTYSHEVSHGHALADAAVAAGVPEAYIRSLEPVIKSAFVAPGSFMSNFGDLMAPRPVHGLHGDGVYALATPVRAETRLPLIDTRADFGKWVAAVLADLDGYEGKTLCCATGLYSFAEIVEVMDRVSGKKVVYRQVPEEVWKGFLPELMRDHIADMLRYFQEFGYYGDGTKEKVELGAAQARGRLTTLEEYLEAHPLRLK; encoded by the exons ATGAAGCTTCTAACCGTCGTCGCCGCAACCAGCCAACAAGGCCAATCCATCATCCAGGCCGTGCTATCAGACCCCCAACTGCGCACCGAGTACACAATCCGGGGCACAACCCGTAGTCCCGACAGCGTCTTAGCACAAAACCTGATCCAGAAATACAATAGCAAGAACGGTGGATGTCTTGAACTGGTAACCGCAGACGTCACCGACCCGTCTTCCCTCAAACACGCCTTCACAGGCGCAGCTGTAGTCTTCGCCACCAGCATCACCGTATACGACGGACACACATACTCACACGAAGTCTCGCACGGACACGCCCTTGCCGAcgccgcagtcgcagctgGAGTCCC CGAAGCTTATATCCGGTCCTTGGAGCCGGTTATCAAGAGTGCATTTGTTGCGCCGGGTAGTTTCATGTCGAATTTTGGGGACTTGATGGCGCCGCGCCCTGTGCATGGTCTGCATGGTGACGGGGTTTATGCGCTTGCGACGCCGGTGAGGGCTGAGACGAGGCTGCCGCTTATTGATACGCGCGCGGACTTTGGGAAGTGGGTTGCGGCGGTTCTTGCGGATTTGGACGGTTATGAGGGGAAGACGCTTTGCTGTGCGACGGGGTTGTATAGCTTTGCGGAGATTGTGGAGGTGATGGATCGGGtttcggggaagaaggtggtTTATAGGCAGGTGCCGGAAGAGGTGTGGAAGGGGTTTCTGCCAGAGTTGATGAGGGATCATATTGCTGATATGCTGCGGTATTTCCAGGAATTTGGATACTATGGGGATGGGAcgaaggagaaggtggaaTTGGGGGCTGCGCAGGCTAGAGGGAGGTTGACTACGCTGGAGGAGTATCTAGAAGCCCATCCGCTGCGATTGAAGTAA
- a CDS encoding putative short chain dehydrogenase (COG:Q;~EggNog:ENOG410PKBE;~InterPro:IPR036291,IPR002347;~PFAM:PF08659,PF00106,PF13561;~go_process: GO:0055114 - oxidation-reduction process [Evidence IEA]): protein MTTILITGANTGIGFQIVRALSNSSQPYHILVGARSSAKANDAIKAAQDEFPSSTSKYYPVVVDIESDESIQSAFAQVSAAHGKLDVLINNAGASFEPRFSSGEITTERQLWDKSWSVNTTSTQVMTSAFIPLLLKSSNPRLLFITSGTSTLSGTSNQALAVNNSPSAGWPKAGFIGVPAYRSAKTGLNMLMREWHRVLKEDGVKVFAISPGFLATGLGAGAEVLKKMGAGDPAVAGPFVRSVVQGERDGDVGKVLTRDGIQEW from the exons ATGACAACCATCCTCATAACAGGCGCCAACACAGGCATTGGCTTTCAGATCGTGCGTGCCCTCAGCAACTCATCACAGCCCTACCACATCCTCGTCGGCGCCAGATCatcagcaaaagcaaacgATGCAATAAAAGCCGCCCAGGACGAATTCCCCTCGTCAACCAGCAAGTACTATCCCGTAGTTGTTGACATCGAATCGGACGAGTCGATTCAGAGCGCTTTCGCCCAGGTCTCTGCCGCGCATGGCAAGCTAGATGTGCTGATTAACAATGCTG GGGCTTCATTCGAACCCCGCTTCAGCAGCGGCGAAATCACCACAGAGCGCCAGCTCTGGGATAAGTCATGGAgcgtcaacaccaccagcacacAGGTCATGACAAGTGCCTTCATCCCTTTACTGCTGAAAAGCAGCAACCCGCGTCTCCTTTTCATAACCTCAGGGACATCGACTCTGTCTGGCACCAGTAACCAGGCTCTGGCCGTGAATAATTCTCCATCGGCGGGATGGCCCAAGGCTGGCTTTATCGGGGTGCCGGCGTACCGCAGTGCGAAGACGGGTCTGAATATGCTGATGCGGGAGTGGCACCGCGTGCTGAAGGAGGATGGGGTGAAGGTGTTTGCGATTAGTCCTGGGTTTTTGGCGACGGGGTTGGGTGCTGGTGCGGAGgttctgaagaagatggggGCTGGGGATccggctgttgctgggccTTTTGTTAGGAGTGTTGTGCAGGGGgagagggatggggatgttgggaAGGTCTTGACCAGGGATGGGATTCAGGAGTGGTGA
- a CDS encoding uncharacterized protein (COG:S;~EggNog:ENOG410PND4;~InterPro:IPR011990;~go_function: GO:0005515 - protein binding [Evidence IEA]), with protein sequence MARSIDLFTEYPLIIDPSSKAISLSSNASGYTPSQTSSLNAELAALNLLHRSLLTLDAPTIPPPPIPLNPKRSAQITKLRDSANTAFRKNNIPEAIKLYSLSIDMAQSRPGWEPVAVAREELAALYSNRAQAFMAQQDWVEGLVDAKASVEAKPMGNVKAWWRGGKCLVEMARWEEARTLVHRGVEIEGKASEGGKELLALLEEVEQGAKRSEQ encoded by the coding sequence ATGGCCCGCTCAATCGACCTCTTCACCGAATACCCTCTAATCATCGACCCATCCTCCAAAGCaatctccctctccagcaACGCAAGCGGATACACCCCCTCCCAAACCAGCTCGCTGAACGCCGAACTCGCCGCCCTAAACCTCCTGCACCGGAGCCTACTCACCCTCGACGCGCCAACCATCCCCCCACCGCCCATCCCACTCAACCCCAAGCGCAGCGCCCAGATCACCAAGCTCCGCGACAGCGCCAACACGGCGTTCCGCAAGAACAACATTCCCGAGGCGATCAAGTTGTACTCGCTCTCGATTGACATGGCGCAGAGCCGGCCTGGGTGGGAGCCTGTTGCTGTAGCGAGGGAGGAGTTGGCGGCGCTGTATTCGAACCGGGCGCAGGCGTTCATGGCGCAGCAGGATTGGGTTGAGGGGTTGGTGGATGCGAAGGCTAGTGTTGAGGCGAAGCCGATGGGGAATGTGAAGGCTTGGTGGCGCGGGGGGAAGTGCTTGGTTGAGATGGCGAGGTGGGAGGAGGCGAGGACGCTTGTTCATCGtggggttgagattgaggggaAGGCGAGCGAGGGGGGGAAGGAGTTGTTGGcgttgctggaggaggtggagcAGGGGGCTAAGAGGAGTGAGCAGTAG